The Flavobacterium jumunjinense genome includes a region encoding these proteins:
- a CDS encoding leucine-rich repeat domain-containing protein: MNIIQEKINLAKKNKVQLLNLSNLGLEKIPEEIFELDFITNLNLRDNIIEEIPYKIEKLKHLKVLYLDNNQIKTISSNICNLKELIILNLSNNKLKTLPDEIYKLEKLTRLFVSKNVLEKIPNSLSKLNNLEVLDLKKNALKEIPIELGSLKKLTHLDLSYNSLNNFIINCNTKNNLKKLYLQSNHVNDITERIGQLKKLKLLHLGNNELIKVPNSFNKLSQLKFLNLSENKITILNLDINKMEKLNEFKIYLNDNIEIKDHFIVQLIQRETKFNSHFKLIIDKKQSIRLKHFEKHFTSGQIGVIDFDNKIIPEGHYKQIDNDVINKYQLVDPFREKLRQKMINNSEKAELKISLYTKIKKSIQKLF; the protein is encoded by the coding sequence ATGAATATAATTCAAGAAAAAATAAACTTAGCAAAGAAAAATAAAGTACAACTTTTAAATTTATCCAACTTGGGTTTAGAAAAAATTCCTGAGGAAATATTTGAACTCGATTTTATTACAAATCTCAATCTAAGAGATAATATAATTGAAGAGATTCCTTATAAAATTGAAAAATTAAAACATTTAAAAGTACTTTATCTTGATAATAACCAAATAAAAACTATTTCTTCAAATATTTGTAATTTAAAAGAGTTAATTATTCTCAATCTATCAAATAATAAATTAAAAACATTACCAGATGAAATTTATAAGTTAGAAAAACTAACAAGATTATTCGTTTCAAAAAATGTATTAGAAAAAATACCTAATTCCCTTTCTAAGTTAAATAACTTAGAAGTATTAGACTTGAAAAAAAATGCTCTTAAAGAAATTCCTATTGAATTAGGTAGTTTAAAAAAACTCACTCATCTGGATTTATCTTATAATTCATTAAATAATTTTATAATTAATTGTAATACAAAAAACAACTTGAAGAAGCTATATTTACAATCTAATCATGTAAATGATATTACAGAAAGAATAGGTCAATTAAAGAAATTAAAACTACTACATTTAGGTAATAATGAATTAATAAAAGTTCCAAATAGTTTTAATAAACTGAGCCAATTAAAATTTTTAAATTTATCCGAAAATAAAATTACCATTTTGAATCTTGATATAAATAAAATGGAAAAGCTTAATGAATTTAAAATTTACCTAAACGATAATATTGAAATTAAAGATCATTTTATTGTACAACTTATACAACGTGAAACCAAATTCAATTCACATTTTAAACTTATAATAGATAAAAAACAGTCTATAAGATTAAAACACTTTGAAAAACATTTCACTTCTGGACAAATTGGAGTAATTGACTTTGATAATAAAATAATCCCGGAGGGACATTATAAGCAAATTGACAATGATGTAATCAATAAGTATCAGTTGGTAGATCCATTTAGAGAAAAATTAAGGCAAAAAATGATAAATAATTCAGAGAAGGCTGAATTAAAAATAAGTCTCTATACAAAAATCAAAAAATCTATTCAAAAACTGTTTTAA